One genomic segment of Ricinus communis isolate WT05 ecotype wild-type chromosome 5, ASM1957865v1, whole genome shotgun sequence includes these proteins:
- the LOC8283306 gene encoding protein indeterminate-domain 5, chloroplastic isoform X1, with product MATSSSSVPFFGIRDDEQNQMKQQHSSTPTSSSAQAQAPAAQKKKRNQPGMPSKYHPQFYLNKIHQYSFDKKREDPDAEVIALSPKTLMATNRFICEVCNKGFQREQNLQLHRRGHNLPWKLKQKTTKEVKRKVYLCPEPTCVHHDPSRALGDLTGIKKHYSRKHGEKKWKCEKCSKRYAVQSDWKAHSKTCGTREYRCDCGTLFSRRDSFITHRAFCDALAQESARNPPTNLNTIGSHLYGGSNMSLGLSQVNTQISSMQDQSSDILRLGGGSRTGQFDHLLPSSMGGSVSFRPSPPQPMPSPAFFMQEPNQNYHDEHQAQQGLLQNKPFHHGLMQFAELHNTTNTNPPASNIFNLSFLSNSSTTSSITNSNNANNSNNSLLMSNQFSNQNGASGGGDGSTMFSNHIMGDHHQMNSGVPSLFTSSVQKDNTVPHMSATALLQKAAQMGSTSSTYSASLLRSFGSSSSSTGMKSAAANFGEIFSENDQNNLHDLMNSFAATGNSSIFGHGQENPYGTSGGNLEEAKMHQGLNASIGGSDRLTRDFLGVGQVVRSMSGGFSQREKQRQPPQQQQQQQGIDMGGSSLDSERNIAAAAAAAPTSQSFGGSGNFQ from the exons ATGGctacttcttcttcatcaGTACCTTTCTTTGGAATTAGAGATGATGAGCAAAACCAGATGAAACAACAACATTCCTCAACACCAACTTCATCTTCAGCTCAAGCCCAAGCTCCAGCTGCccagaagaaaaagagaaaccaACCTGGAATGCCAAGCAAGTATCACCCACAATTTTATCTAAATAAGATCCATCAATACAGCTTtgataagaaaagagaag ATCCAGACGCAGAGGTGATAGCACTATCTCCCAAGACCCTAATGGCAACAAACAGGTTCATATGTGAGGTATGCAACAAAGGGTTCCAAAGGGAGCAAAACCTACAGCTCCACAGAAGAGGACATAACCTGCCTTGGAAGCTAAAGCAGAAGACTACAAAAGAAGTGAAGAGGAAGGTCTATTTGTGCCCTGAGCCCACATGCGTCCACCATGACCCTTCTAGGGCTCTTGGTGATCTTACTGGTATCAAGAAACATTATTCTAGAAAACATGGTGAAAAGAAATGGAAGTGTGAGAAATGCTCTAAGCGTTATGCTGTTCAATCTGATTGGAAAGCTCATTCTAAAACTTGTGGCACTCGAGAATACAGATGTGACTGTGGCACTCTCTTCTCAAG GCGTGACAGTTTTATCACTCATAGAGCCTTTTGCGATGCATTGGCACAAGAGAGTGCTAGAAATCCTCCTACCAACTTGAACACAATTGGCAGTCACTTGTATGGAGGTAGCAACATGAGCTTAGGCTTATCTCAAGTGAATACTCAAATTTCATCAATGCAAGACCAATCAAGTGACATTTTACGCCTTGGAGGAGGTAGCCGGACCGGACAATttgatcatcttcttcctTCATCAATGGGGGGTTCAGTGTCATTTCGACCATCACCACCACAGCCCATGCCCTCACCTGCTTTCTTCATGCAAGAACCAAACCAGAATTATCATGATGAACACCAAGCTCAACAAGGGCTGTTGCAAAATAAACCATTTCATCATGGGCTAATGCAATTCGCTGAACTTCATAACACCACCAACACCAATCCTCCTGCGTCAAATATTTTCAACCTCAGCTTTCTTTCCAATAGCAGCACAACAAGCAGCATTACTAACAGCAATAATGCCAACAACTCGAACAACAGTCTGCTAATGTCCAACCAGTTCAGCAACCAAAATGGTGCCAGTGGCGGCGGCGACGGATCAACTATGTTTTCAAACCACATAATGGGTGATCATCATCAAATGAATTCAGGTGTACCTTCTCTCTTTACATCATCGGTTCAAAAAGATAACACAGTACCTCATATGTCAGCTACAGCACTACTTCAAAAGGCAGCTCAAATGGGTTCAACTTCAAGCACTTATAGCGCCTCATTGCTAAGAAGCTTTGGTAGCTCATCATCTTCAACTGGAATGAAATCAGCAGCAGCAAACTTTGGTGAGATTTTCAGTGAAAACGATCAGAACAATCTTCATGACCTAATGAATTCATTTGCTGCCACTGGaaattcttcaatttttgGACATGGACAAGAAAACCCTTATGGTACTAGTGGTGGCAATCTTGAAGAAGCAAAAATGCATCAAGGTTTGAATGCAAGTATTGGTGGATCTGATAGATTGACAAGAGACTTTCTTGGAGTTGGACAAGTAGTTAGAAGTATGAGTGGAGGTTTCtcacaaagagagaaacagcGACAGCCAccacagcagcagcagcagcaacaagGCATAGATATGGGTGGCTCTTCCTTGGATTCAGAGAGAAATATTGCTGCTGCGGCTGCGGCGGCGCCGACAAGccaatcttttggaggaagtgGGAATTTTCAGTGA
- the LOC8283306 gene encoding protein indeterminate-domain 5, chloroplastic isoform X2 produces MATSSSSVPFFGIRDDEQNQMKQQHSSTPTSSSAQAQAPAAQKKKRNQPGMPNPDAEVIALSPKTLMATNRFICEVCNKGFQREQNLQLHRRGHNLPWKLKQKTTKEVKRKVYLCPEPTCVHHDPSRALGDLTGIKKHYSRKHGEKKWKCEKCSKRYAVQSDWKAHSKTCGTREYRCDCGTLFSRRDSFITHRAFCDALAQESARNPPTNLNTIGSHLYGGSNMSLGLSQVNTQISSMQDQSSDILRLGGGSRTGQFDHLLPSSMGGSVSFRPSPPQPMPSPAFFMQEPNQNYHDEHQAQQGLLQNKPFHHGLMQFAELHNTTNTNPPASNIFNLSFLSNSSTTSSITNSNNANNSNNSLLMSNQFSNQNGASGGGDGSTMFSNHIMGDHHQMNSGVPSLFTSSVQKDNTVPHMSATALLQKAAQMGSTSSTYSASLLRSFGSSSSSTGMKSAAANFGEIFSENDQNNLHDLMNSFAATGNSSIFGHGQENPYGTSGGNLEEAKMHQGLNASIGGSDRLTRDFLGVGQVVRSMSGGFSQREKQRQPPQQQQQQQGIDMGGSSLDSERNIAAAAAAAPTSQSFGGSGNFQ; encoded by the exons ATGGctacttcttcttcatcaGTACCTTTCTTTGGAATTAGAGATGATGAGCAAAACCAGATGAAACAACAACATTCCTCAACACCAACTTCATCTTCAGCTCAAGCCCAAGCTCCAGCTGCccagaagaaaaagagaaaccaACCTGGAATGCCAA ATCCAGACGCAGAGGTGATAGCACTATCTCCCAAGACCCTAATGGCAACAAACAGGTTCATATGTGAGGTATGCAACAAAGGGTTCCAAAGGGAGCAAAACCTACAGCTCCACAGAAGAGGACATAACCTGCCTTGGAAGCTAAAGCAGAAGACTACAAAAGAAGTGAAGAGGAAGGTCTATTTGTGCCCTGAGCCCACATGCGTCCACCATGACCCTTCTAGGGCTCTTGGTGATCTTACTGGTATCAAGAAACATTATTCTAGAAAACATGGTGAAAAGAAATGGAAGTGTGAGAAATGCTCTAAGCGTTATGCTGTTCAATCTGATTGGAAAGCTCATTCTAAAACTTGTGGCACTCGAGAATACAGATGTGACTGTGGCACTCTCTTCTCAAG GCGTGACAGTTTTATCACTCATAGAGCCTTTTGCGATGCATTGGCACAAGAGAGTGCTAGAAATCCTCCTACCAACTTGAACACAATTGGCAGTCACTTGTATGGAGGTAGCAACATGAGCTTAGGCTTATCTCAAGTGAATACTCAAATTTCATCAATGCAAGACCAATCAAGTGACATTTTACGCCTTGGAGGAGGTAGCCGGACCGGACAATttgatcatcttcttcctTCATCAATGGGGGGTTCAGTGTCATTTCGACCATCACCACCACAGCCCATGCCCTCACCTGCTTTCTTCATGCAAGAACCAAACCAGAATTATCATGATGAACACCAAGCTCAACAAGGGCTGTTGCAAAATAAACCATTTCATCATGGGCTAATGCAATTCGCTGAACTTCATAACACCACCAACACCAATCCTCCTGCGTCAAATATTTTCAACCTCAGCTTTCTTTCCAATAGCAGCACAACAAGCAGCATTACTAACAGCAATAATGCCAACAACTCGAACAACAGTCTGCTAATGTCCAACCAGTTCAGCAACCAAAATGGTGCCAGTGGCGGCGGCGACGGATCAACTATGTTTTCAAACCACATAATGGGTGATCATCATCAAATGAATTCAGGTGTACCTTCTCTCTTTACATCATCGGTTCAAAAAGATAACACAGTACCTCATATGTCAGCTACAGCACTACTTCAAAAGGCAGCTCAAATGGGTTCAACTTCAAGCACTTATAGCGCCTCATTGCTAAGAAGCTTTGGTAGCTCATCATCTTCAACTGGAATGAAATCAGCAGCAGCAAACTTTGGTGAGATTTTCAGTGAAAACGATCAGAACAATCTTCATGACCTAATGAATTCATTTGCTGCCACTGGaaattcttcaatttttgGACATGGACAAGAAAACCCTTATGGTACTAGTGGTGGCAATCTTGAAGAAGCAAAAATGCATCAAGGTTTGAATGCAAGTATTGGTGGATCTGATAGATTGACAAGAGACTTTCTTGGAGTTGGACAAGTAGTTAGAAGTATGAGTGGAGGTTTCtcacaaagagagaaacagcGACAGCCAccacagcagcagcagcagcaacaagGCATAGATATGGGTGGCTCTTCCTTGGATTCAGAGAGAAATATTGCTGCTGCGGCTGCGGCGGCGCCGACAAGccaatcttttggaggaagtgGGAATTTTCAGTGA
- the LOC8283305 gene encoding protein indeterminate-domain 5, chloroplastic isoform X1: MAAASSSSPFFRAREENHNQMMQQNSSTTTTSSTAPATAPQKKKRNQPGTPYPDAEVIALSPKTLMATNRFICEVCNKGFQREQNLQLHRRGHNLPWKLKQKTTKEVKRKVYLCPEPTCVHHDASRALGDLTGIKKHYSRKHGEKKWKCEKCSKRYAVQSDWKAHSKTCGTREYRCDCGTLFSRRDSFITHRAFCDALAQESARHPTGLNTIGSHLYGNNHMSLGLSQVGSPISSLQDQNHSSSNLLRLGSAGAAKFEHIIPPSNSTSLPTMPASAFFMSDANQGSFSNKPLHGLMQLPDLQSATNNSSAATNLFNLSFFSNNSPGNRISNSDNGNSSTAATNLVNSGFLSPNPFNGGNGGQGSTIFANNMGDPVGSGIPSLYSNSMQQENITPHMSATALLQKAAQMGSTTSSNNNSTLLRGLGSSSSTGNKSDRSPLVSANFGSSFGNAKIGDHHHQGLGTQIESENQLQGLMNSLANGGSSIFGGGHGQDNGFGGFTSSGISLEQPHNSTSFSNVDEANKLTLDFLGVGGMVRNIGGQHGINLSALDTEIKSAQANKPF, encoded by the exons ATGGCTGCTGCTTCATCATCTTCTCCTTTTTTCCGAGCTAGAGAGGAAAATCACAACCAGATGATGCAACAAAATTCATCAACAACTACCACTTCATCAACTGCTCCAGCAACAGCACctcagaagaaaaaaagaaatcaacctGGAACACCAT ATCCAGATGCAGAGGTGATAGCACTATCTCCCAAGACCCTAATGGCAACAAACAGGTTCATATGTGAAGTATGCAACAAAGGGTTTCAAAGGGAGCAAAACTTACAGCTCCATAGAAGAGGACATAACCTACCTTGGAAGCTAAAGCAGAAGACAACAAAGGAAGTGAAGAGAAAGGTTTATTTGTGCCCTGAGCCCACGTGCGTACACCACGACGCATCTAGGGCTCTCGGTGACCTTACTGGCATCAAGAAACACTATTCAAGAAAACATGGTGAGAAGAAATGGAAGTGTGAGAAATGTTCAAAGAGGTACGCTGTTCAATCTGATTGGAAAGCCCATTCTAAGACTTGTGGCACTCGAGAGTACAGATGTGACTGTGGCACTCTCTTCTCAAG GCGTGATAGTTTCATTACTCATAGAGCATTCTGTGATGCACTAGCTCAAGAGAGTGCGAGGCATCCTACTGGCTTAAACACCATAGGATCTCATCTCTATGGAAATAATCACATGAGCTTAGGCTTATCTCAAGTTGGTTCCCCAATTTCCTCATTGCAAGATCAGAACCATTCATCTAGTAATCTGTTGCGTCTAGGCAGCGCTGGTGCGGCAAAATTCGAGCACATAATCCCTCCATCTAATTCAACATCCTTGCCAACGATGCCCGCATCTGCCTTCTTCATGTCAGATGCGAACCAAGGTTCATTTTCGAATAAACCTTTACATGGACTAATGCAGCTTCCTGATCTTCAAAGCGCTACCAACAACTCCTCAGCGGCTACGAATCTCTTCAACCTAAGTTTCTTTTCGAATAATAGTCCTGGCAATCGAATAAGTAACAGCGATAATGGCAATTCAAGCACCGCGGCCACCAACTTGGTGAATTCTGGTTTCTTGAGTCCTAATCCATTCAATGGTGGAAATGGAGGCCAAGGATCTACAATTTTCGCGAATAATATGGGTGATCCTGTTGGCTCAGGTATTCCTTCTCTTTATAGCAATTCAATGCAACAAGAGAACATCACTCCCCACATGTCTGCAACTGCTTTGCTCCAAAAAGCTGCTCAAATGGGTTCAACTACAAGCAGCAATAACAATTCTACTTTGCTAAGAGGCCTAGGAAGCTCTTCATCAACCGGTAACAAATCTGATAGGTCGCCTCTTGTGTCTGCCAACTTCGGTAGCAGTTTTGGCAATGCAAAAATAGGAGATCATCACCATCAAGGTCTAGGGACACAAATTGAAAGTGAAAACCAACTCCAAGGATTGATGAATTCTCTTGCTAATGGGGGCTCTTCCATTTTTGGAGGCGGACACGGGCAGGATAACGGCTTTGGTGGGTTTACAAGCAGTGGAATATCATTGGAACAGCCTCATAATAGCACGAGTTTTAGCAATGTAGATGAGGCAAATAAACTGACTTTGGATTTTCTAGGTGTTGGTGGTATGGTAAGAAACATTGGAGGTCAACATGGTATCAATTTAAGTGCCTTGGACACAGAAATAAAGTCAGCACAAGCAAATAAACCATTTTGA
- the LOC8283305 gene encoding protein indeterminate-domain 5, chloroplastic isoform X2, translated as MATNRFICEVCNKGFQREQNLQLHRRGHNLPWKLKQKTTKEVKRKVYLCPEPTCVHHDASRALGDLTGIKKHYSRKHGEKKWKCEKCSKRYAVQSDWKAHSKTCGTREYRCDCGTLFSRRDSFITHRAFCDALAQESARHPTGLNTIGSHLYGNNHMSLGLSQVGSPISSLQDQNHSSSNLLRLGSAGAAKFEHIIPPSNSTSLPTMPASAFFMSDANQGSFSNKPLHGLMQLPDLQSATNNSSAATNLFNLSFFSNNSPGNRISNSDNGNSSTAATNLVNSGFLSPNPFNGGNGGQGSTIFANNMGDPVGSGIPSLYSNSMQQENITPHMSATALLQKAAQMGSTTSSNNNSTLLRGLGSSSSTGNKSDRSPLVSANFGSSFGNAKIGDHHHQGLGTQIESENQLQGLMNSLANGGSSIFGGGHGQDNGFGGFTSSGISLEQPHNSTSFSNVDEANKLTLDFLGVGGMVRNIGGQHGINLSALDTEIKSAQANKPF; from the exons ATGGCAACAAACAGGTTCATATGTGAAGTATGCAACAAAGGGTTTCAAAGGGAGCAAAACTTACAGCTCCATAGAAGAGGACATAACCTACCTTGGAAGCTAAAGCAGAAGACAACAAAGGAAGTGAAGAGAAAGGTTTATTTGTGCCCTGAGCCCACGTGCGTACACCACGACGCATCTAGGGCTCTCGGTGACCTTACTGGCATCAAGAAACACTATTCAAGAAAACATGGTGAGAAGAAATGGAAGTGTGAGAAATGTTCAAAGAGGTACGCTGTTCAATCTGATTGGAAAGCCCATTCTAAGACTTGTGGCACTCGAGAGTACAGATGTGACTGTGGCACTCTCTTCTCAAG GCGTGATAGTTTCATTACTCATAGAGCATTCTGTGATGCACTAGCTCAAGAGAGTGCGAGGCATCCTACTGGCTTAAACACCATAGGATCTCATCTCTATGGAAATAATCACATGAGCTTAGGCTTATCTCAAGTTGGTTCCCCAATTTCCTCATTGCAAGATCAGAACCATTCATCTAGTAATCTGTTGCGTCTAGGCAGCGCTGGTGCGGCAAAATTCGAGCACATAATCCCTCCATCTAATTCAACATCCTTGCCAACGATGCCCGCATCTGCCTTCTTCATGTCAGATGCGAACCAAGGTTCATTTTCGAATAAACCTTTACATGGACTAATGCAGCTTCCTGATCTTCAAAGCGCTACCAACAACTCCTCAGCGGCTACGAATCTCTTCAACCTAAGTTTCTTTTCGAATAATAGTCCTGGCAATCGAATAAGTAACAGCGATAATGGCAATTCAAGCACCGCGGCCACCAACTTGGTGAATTCTGGTTTCTTGAGTCCTAATCCATTCAATGGTGGAAATGGAGGCCAAGGATCTACAATTTTCGCGAATAATATGGGTGATCCTGTTGGCTCAGGTATTCCTTCTCTTTATAGCAATTCAATGCAACAAGAGAACATCACTCCCCACATGTCTGCAACTGCTTTGCTCCAAAAAGCTGCTCAAATGGGTTCAACTACAAGCAGCAATAACAATTCTACTTTGCTAAGAGGCCTAGGAAGCTCTTCATCAACCGGTAACAAATCTGATAGGTCGCCTCTTGTGTCTGCCAACTTCGGTAGCAGTTTTGGCAATGCAAAAATAGGAGATCATCACCATCAAGGTCTAGGGACACAAATTGAAAGTGAAAACCAACTCCAAGGATTGATGAATTCTCTTGCTAATGGGGGCTCTTCCATTTTTGGAGGCGGACACGGGCAGGATAACGGCTTTGGTGGGTTTACAAGCAGTGGAATATCATTGGAACAGCCTCATAATAGCACGAGTTTTAGCAATGTAGATGAGGCAAATAAACTGACTTTGGATTTTCTAGGTGTTGGTGGTATGGTAAGAAACATTGGAGGTCAACATGGTATCAATTTAAGTGCCTTGGACACAGAAATAAAGTCAGCACAAGCAAATAAACCATTTTGA